From Candidatus Methylomirabilota bacterium:
CCAGCTCGGGAACCAGGGGGTCGTGATAGGCGACGCGGGCCCCCTTGCGCCGGAGGGCGGCGATGATCTCCAGGGCCGGCGAGTCGCGCGTGTCGGCGATGTCGGCCTTGTACGCCACCCCCAGGACCAGGATCCGGGCCCCGCGCACGGCGCGCTCGCGGTCGTTGAGGGCGTCGGCGACGAGCTGGACGACGTAGTCCGGCATATGAGAGTTGATCTCGTCGGCGAAGCCGATGAAGCGCGGATCGTAGCCGGCCAGGCGGACGCGCCAGCTGAGGTAGTGCGGATCGGACGGCAAACAGTGCCCGCCCAGTCCCGGCCCGGGGTGGAAGGGCATGTAGCCGAACGGCTTGGTGGAGGCCGCGCCGATCACCGTGGCGCCCGACTCGGCGAAGGCCACGGCCAGGGGCAGCCCAACGTACCCCAGGCCGATCACGCCGACCGTGGGTGCGTCGATCAGCTGCGCCTGCAAGCTCGCGGCGAAGCCGGCCATCACAGACTCTGACAGGCGCGACGCACGGCCCCGGCGACGGCCTCGCACTCGTCGTCGGTCAG
This genomic window contains:
- a CDS encoding UDP binding domain-containing protein; translation: MAGFAASLQAQLIDAPTVGVIGLGYVGLPLAVAFAESGATVIGAASTKPFGYMPFHPGPGLGGHCLPSDPHYLSWRVRLAGYDPRFIGFADEINSHMPDYVVQLVADALNDRERAVRGARILVLGVAYKADIADTRDSPALEIIAALRRKGARVAYHDPLVPEL